The following is a genomic window from Rhododendron vialii isolate Sample 1 chromosome 9a, ASM3025357v1.
TTGGCCATATTATATGGTACACCTATATATTTATGGAATGTGAACGAAAACTATCCAATAAATTGCAACAATTACAAGGATGTCCTAAGCTCTTGAATGAATATCAATGTTTTAAGCCGAGTCCTCCCTCTTAAACCATAAAGAATAAATGGTTTAAGTCAGTTCTTGACTTTATCGGCTTCCCTTAACTGATAACTGGTTATAAATATTCACTAAAATGATGCAGTTCATCAAAATGTGACCAAAAGTCCGATATTTTTCGCTGTTCGATCCCCCGtgccaaaaaatttcttttctttagaTAGAATGCTTCGACGAAAAGTATCATCCGAAGAGAAGAAGGGTGGGGCGCGTGTCGCATTTGGAATCCCTTGATAATGTAGattcatcaatttgttttttctcCACTTCAACGATGGATATTGAAGAAGAATGATCAATGGTTATTTTAAGATCAAGATTTAAATCAGGCAAGCACCGGGTGGAATCCTCTAGACAACTTGCAGCCTCAGAGAGCTGATCATTCTCCCCTAACTTGGTCGTCAATGGATGAGATACGATTTCTTTAGAAGCAGAAGAAGTTGTTGCACAGCCAGAGGCACACGGGTTTTGAGAGCGAGGGAGATTCTGATTTAGCCTGTGATTTTTCGGATCGATTCCCATGTTCATGAGCTTTCTTCTCAAATGAGAGTTCCAATAGTTCTTCACCTCGTTGTCCGTTCGCCCTGGCAATCTCCCAGCTATCAATGACCACCTaaaatgaaatattttcccATTGTAGTTAGGATGTATTCAATACGGGACATTGAACACACAAAGGATTAATCATAGTACAATTAATGATAGTAGTAGAATTAGCAATATATTTCTTATTATAACAAATCTTGTTATAGGTGCTactttttatgaagttttacTTAAGCCTtacaaaaggaagaaaaagattAAGGAAAATGCTACAATTAATTTTGCATAATATTTAGGACATCAAGTTTAAAACTCATATATAAAGGTTTTGTTTTTAAGTTATGTGCCAAATGCTATACATGAAAATTATGAGTCCCAAATTGATGATATAAATTTACGTCCAAACTTCTATGGATAGAGTGTGTATTACAACATTTTGCGAAGATATATATTTGTGAGAGGGTATTAATATGTCCAAGTACCGATTGCCCAGGAGTGCGTGAAGCTTGATGATGAGATCTTCTTCGTCTTCGGCGAAGTTTCCTCTTTTGAGGTCCGGCCTCAGGTAATTTATCCATCTTAGCCTACAACTTTTACCACATCGAAGTAGTCCtgatcccaaaacaaaaaacaaaacataaagttAAATTAAGGAAACCCATTAATTTTTCTGTTtcccctttttttaattttttatttccccTAGTTCTAGCTAAACATGGCGGCCGAAAACAACGAACCTGCAGCCTGAGGAAGGGTACGCCAACAGCCTTCGCCGTGTCTCCGAATGTAATCTACGAGCTTCTGATCCTCTTGTTTCGACCATGCCCCTTTGTTCGTGTCTTGCTTCTCACAACATGGCTTCCTCATTTTACTACGTACTATCTTTGCATACAACTCCCAAACACCCttcactgagagagagagagagagagagaagaagaagaagaagaagaagaagtgaaggAGGAGGGACAGAGAGGTATGGGGAACGggggatatatatatttggggtggtatatgtgtatgtgtgtatgtatatagtTGGTGGGTAAAAGCTagggaggaggagaagagttgACTTTGGACCGGTGGTTCGCCTCCTGCGTGATCCACAATAGCATGATTATTAGAGGGAGAAACAGGTAGCCAGAGGGTTTGACATGTTTTgtcatttgtgtgtgtgtgtgtgtctatatatatatatatttggtaaTAACCATTGTCTGCACTAGATTGTGTACTTTGATTAATCTTGGACAGCATAAATTTTACCGTCCCATAGCAGAGGCCCACTTAAAGCCGGAACAAATATTTTATACagattagattaaaaaaaaattgataacagTTGAAAGATTTTGAACTTAACACTTTAGGGCCCTATTTAGTTGCACGAGAAcgatgagaaaatatttttttaatcagcaataattaattttatataaaaacttgacaaaagggtatatcgagggtAGAAGCTAAATGCAAGCCACAAAGAAAAATTGAGGCAAAGCAAGTAGCAGAGttcaaaataaagaaagaaagaaaacggaTACAAAAAGACTACATTCAACGAAAAATTGAAAGCACAGGAAATAAAACTGGTCGAGATCAGTTCCTTAGCAGCATCAGATCAGATTCATTGCAGCTGAAAAATTATCTCCTCAAAtcttaatcattttcaaaataagAGCAGAACACAGGGTTTAAATGCATGCAAAATAAAATGCATATGCTTGTAGCTTTCCGGAATGCATTTTAGTAATAGAATTTGCATGGCGATGACTTTATCAACCAATCTTGATCCACCGGGCAGAGTATCTatctagactcaacaagctaCACACCacctcccaaacccaaatggaaaaagaaacaatacaGACTCCAAATGGCTTGTCGTAATCTGGAAAAAGCCAATCactctaaccaaaaaaaaggaagaaattttaatttttctacaaGATTCTTTGTCAACAGAACACTCACATAAAACTGAATTTTCTATTCCTTTAGAGTATATTTGGTTTGATGAATCAAAGTTGGAATGGAATAGTTAATTCCAATGGCATACTTATTCCTATATTTGGTTCACCAATATTAAAtgatgggaaaatgacagcccaggacgtattttgataattaatacccgccaatgacatgctgagaacaattgttaatgctgaaaatgtccttgacaggtattatttatcaaaacacgtcattagccTTCATTTTCCCTTAAATGATAGAATGatcattcacattttttttctttctatttctgGGTTTCTTGGTCTATAATTTTCTTTGAGCCGACAACTGGACACAACAATCCACAGAAATTACTTTATGAAACCAAGTATAACATGTTGGAGAGAAAAAGTCCAGGAACGACTTAACtacgaagagagagaagaaatgtgAGGCTGGTCTACCAGTACTAGGAaaggaacaaaaagaaaaggttggGATTGTCACATGTTTTCGTGTTGACTGATAGCTTTGGGATCGATATTTCGGAAcaccaaaataaaattgaattaaACTTAACTGAGAGCtatgggttttcttttttttttttcaacacgATAAGATGTTAGTCAATTAGATTACTATATAGGAGTCAATCACTGCTCCATAAGCTCGAATCCACGACTTCACCCTTAGGACTCAAATTCATGGAGATCGAAAGACCACTGATCAGCCAAATGTATTGTTCATGCtgcaaaaaaatatgtatatatttacGTCGCAAATGTATATTTACGGTGACAAAATTTTCATCGCCTTTGCTAACGAGAAAAAggaatttcgtcgccaaaagaatAATTTATGCGATCAAATTATAATTCCGTCGCCTAATGTTActcatttggcgaggaaattgaAGTTCTGTTGCAAACCATTTGCGATGAAATATTAATTAATAGACATTTTAGGCGACAAAtattatgttaatttttttttgggactagttaattttgacattttaggcgacaaatattattttaatttttttttgggactagttaatttttgaagaaagtACGTAGATGTCCACGATTTTTTCTGACTATTTGCAGAGTGctatataactaatttttttctgactaatatatatattctgGATAGACTGGATCACAAGTGCAATGTTTTAATTCCTGGTACGacattcattttcttctttccaaaTGCGTGACTCAAGCAGGTGGGCCTAACGTTTTTGTCTGAATTTTGCCTCTTCTAAATTTGACAGGTGTGATAAAATACTGAAAATACTTTTGCCCAACTAGTAAAAGTTTGTATTCTCTTCTCCAATTTACCGATGGCTAGGTTTGGGGAGATgctttcttggtttttttttctcagcaaaaaCTACATATGACATCAAGACCGGTCATGATTTTTCGGGAGCTAGCCTAAAGTAAAGATTAAAGATGATGctttttttaaactattataAGAGTATCAAAGTACGAGGTGCCCGCTGTagaattcataaatttttgaagagTCTAAAGCGATCGCACCTCAAACTTTAGTTTTGAGCCAATAACATGAAACTATGAAAGGGAAATTACCAAGAACTGCCATGATGAAAGGAGACAACACACAACCCCAAAACCTCAAAAAAGCCAAACAATCCCCCTTGAAGAGAAGCTCctagaaaaagtaaaagatgaatggtaattgattttcgcgctattttttttaaaattgcactCATTTTTCCATCTTCTTGTAATGTAAACTTACAAAATTAACATTTTATCTGTACAATCTTTCACACTTGAAAAATAACAATATTATAAACTCACATCgcaaaaggataaaaaaaaaaaatgaagtgtagtTATAAAAATGGGAATGTAAAAATCACCACCAAAACTATTTgtcatttaaaaattaaaaaaaaacccaaaccatGTGGTTGACCCTGATGATCTTAATTGTTGGTAAATGCTTGACATGTCCCAATCCAAGACCCGGCCTCTGACATGTTGGAAAGGACAATTTAATTAAGCCGGTTGCTTGCCTTTTGAAGAAACTGGAGTAGCAGAATCTACTGGTCATGCAACACGTATGATATCGGCCAGAGTGGGAAAATGCTTTCATGGATATAGTATAAGACTTCTAGTTGCCCAGGCCAGGATTCTGCATCTGTCAGTTTTTCAGTTCCCTTATACACTAGTACGTACTAGTGAACTAAACTTCCATCATCTTTGTCTCTTCCTTCCTTGTACGTACTAGTAATTTTTTGGTGCAACGGAATACtaatcttcttctctttttaagaAGGTTATATTAGCTCACTTTTCTGAGTTTTCTCcctatttcctctttttaacAAGGTTATGCAATCTCTCCCCTTCCCATTCTGTTCTCGAAGCCCAGAGGTTTGCTCCCTCGCAAGGTTAAATTAAGCTCTAAATTTTTTATGTACAATTTATATAATTAAGTGGAGTACTCAATCTCTCTCCCCTTCACATTCTGTTCTCTGCTATATGTTTCAACATCATGTAACTagtgttttcctttttctttttttcctttgattttctCGATATACCCTTGTTGAGTTATTAAAAGTTTTCTCATATGATTAAAAGCGTAAAGTCATATAAATAGGCTTTGTCGTGAGCGTTATTAATTCTTTGTCGTGGTCTTctattgaataacactaattaaTGTATAAGAAAACTCTTTGGTTGAAACTGGGGCTGGCACTCGGGGATGGAGTTATAGACGGTACGATTGTAATATATTGGGCCAGTCCCCACTCCCCACAGATGTTCGAATGGGCAGTGGTTCTCCTATCCTATTATAATATTACTCCGTATGTGAAAAGACTAATTAATGAGAAGGAGAAGAATatttgcaaaaataaataataaaaaatataggaCATCAGCATTCTGAGGTTTGAATGGGCAGTGGTTCTCACATGGGATAATTATGAGTTAGTTGAGATaaaaggaaggggaaaaaaagggaggAGTACATTTACGAGAGCGACAAGAATCGAAGAGGTTCATCCATATCTATCCAATTGAGTTGCATCTCTTCACTGTTGGGGGACCCTGAAAATGAGTCCACAGGGAGGAGTAcatttaccatttttcaaatttatattattttacatTAAATGAAGGGGTTGAACTCATCCACAATTTGGCGACATACTTTGTGGTGAGATTCGCACTAGTGAGACAATTCCACCGAAATAATTACACCTAACTTACTATAGATGTATGTACCATTTCTCAAAATGAATACGCAAATAGGCCATACCACATATCTAGAAACTATTGCCCAAAGCACCACATAACAACTACCAGATATAAAAAGTTTAGGAAAGtactataat
Proteins encoded in this region:
- the LOC131301903 gene encoding myb-related protein 308-like, translated to MRKPCCEKQDTNKGAWSKQEDQKLVDYIRRHGEGCWRTLPQAAGLLRCGKSCRLRWINYLRPDLKRGNFAEDEEDLIIKLHALLGNRWSLIAGRLPGRTDNEVKNYWNSHLRRKLMNMGIDPKNHRLNQNLPRSQNPCASGCATTSSASKEIVSHPLTTKLGENDQLSEAASCLEDSTRCLPDLNLDLKITIDHSSSISIVEVEKKQIDESTLSRDSKCDTRPTLLLFG